A window of Mucilaginibacter robiniae genomic DNA:
ACTCATTTTATCTGTATTGATCATGCGCTCGTCTTTTAAATTATTGCTTTCAGCTTTTTGGTGGTTGTTAACTATGGTGATAGGGGTAGCCCAAACGCATAAGCCGCCCACCTATGTGGATGCGCAAGGCATTTTCCGGTGGACGAAGGATAAATCGCCTGTCTATTTGTTTGGTGTCAACTATACGGCTCCTTTTGCCTATGGCTATCGGTCGATAAAGGCACTGAATATCAATGTAGAGAAAGAGATAGACCAGGATGTTTATCATTTAGCCCGTATGGGTGTTGATGCCTTCCGGGTACACGTTTGGGATACAGAAATCAGTGATTCGTTAGGTAATCTGAAAAATAACGAACATTTGCGACTGTTCGATTACTTGCTTTCCAAACTAGAAGCTCGTGGTATTCGTGCGATTATTACCCCTATTGCCTTTTGGGGGAATGGCTATCCGGAGCAGGATGAACATACCGGCAGCTTTAGTGACAAGTATGGTAAAAATGGGTCTTTGGTAAACGAGCAAGCTTTCGTGGCGCAAGAACGTTATTTAAAGCAGCTTTTTAGCCACATGAACCCCTATACTCATAAAACCTACACGGACGACGATTTTATCATTGCTACCGAAATTAACAATGAGCCGCATCCTAGCGGATCTAAAGAGCGTGCCACGCAGTATATTAATCGTATGATGGCGGCCATTAAATCTACTGGCTGGAATAAGCCGGTGTTTTACAACATCAGCGAATCGCCTGCGTATGCTGATGCGGTAGCTAAATCTAACGTTAACGGGTTTAGTTTCCAATGGTACCCGATTGGCTTGGTGGCCGGGCATGAACAAAAAGGAAACTTCTTGCCCAACGTTGATCGTTATACCATTCCGTATGATACCATACCACAGTTTAAAAACAAAGCCCGGATGGTGTATGAGTTTGATGCTGCCGATATATTGCAATCATGTATATATCCGGCAGTTGCCCGCAGCTTTAAGGCCGCTGGTTTCCAGTGGGTAACGCAATTCGCTTACGACCCAATGGCTACGGCTTATGGTAATACCGAGTATCAAACCCATTTTTTAAACCTGGCCTACACGCCAGGTAAAGCTATTAGTCTGTTGATTGCCAATCGGGTGTTTCATCAACTGCCACGTAATAAAGCTTACGGCAGCTATCCGGCTGATAGTGTTTTTGATGCTTATCATGTAAGCTATAGCCAGAACATGAGCGAGATGAATACGGCAAAGGAGTTTTATTATTCAGGTGCTACATCAACGCAGCCAATTGCTGTAAGCAAGCTGGAGCATGTTGCCGGTATAGGTAGTTCGCCAATAGTTAAATACGCTGGTTATGGCGCTTATTTTATAGATAAGCTGGAAAATGGTGTTTGGCGTTTAGAGGTGATGCCCGATGCTATTACCGTGCGTGACCCATTTGAGCGGCCTTCTCCTGACCGGGAGGCAGTTCATATTCAATGGAGTACACAGCCTATGCAACTAACGTTGTCTGACTTGGGCGCCAACTTTGCAGTAAAAGGCATCAACGCTGAAGATAGCTATCAAACTACAGCACAAGACGGGCATTTTGATATTCAGCCTGGAACCTACCTGTTGACTAAAAGAGGAAAAAACGCCAATAAGTGGACAAGCGACAAACGTGTAGGCTATATCCGATTAGATGAATTTGTGGCTCCTAAATCCCGGAGCGCGGACCCTTACGTAACTCATACACCCTTAACGGAAGTAAGCACAGGCAAGGCTATAACTATTAACGCAAAAATTATCAATATTGATTCTGCCGATAAGGTCACGCTGGTAGTCAATCGTGGTTTCGGTCCGTGGGTTTTTATGTCTATGAATCGGGTTACGCCTTATTATTATAGTGCCGTGATACCCGATAATCAGGTAACTACAGGAGTGTTAAGTTATCACATTATTATTCAGCGCAGCAGTAACACCTATTGGGCATTTCCAAGTGGTCACCAAGGTAATCCTTACGCCTGGAACTATACGAACCAGGATAGCTGGCAAACTTTTGTAGCAGCGCCACACAGCAGT
This region includes:
- a CDS encoding cellulase family glycosylhydrolase — its product is MRSSFKLLLSAFWWLLTMVIGVAQTHKPPTYVDAQGIFRWTKDKSPVYLFGVNYTAPFAYGYRSIKALNINVEKEIDQDVYHLARMGVDAFRVHVWDTEISDSLGNLKNNEHLRLFDYLLSKLEARGIRAIITPIAFWGNGYPEQDEHTGSFSDKYGKNGSLVNEQAFVAQERYLKQLFSHMNPYTHKTYTDDDFIIATEINNEPHPSGSKERATQYINRMMAAIKSTGWNKPVFYNISESPAYADAVAKSNVNGFSFQWYPIGLVAGHEQKGNFLPNVDRYTIPYDTIPQFKNKARMVYEFDAADILQSCIYPAVARSFKAAGFQWVTQFAYDPMATAYGNTEYQTHFLNLAYTPGKAISLLIANRVFHQLPRNKAYGSYPADSVFDAYHVSYSQNMSEMNTAKEFYYSGATSTQPIAVSKLEHVAGIGSSPIVKYAGYGAYFIDKLENGVWRLEVMPDAITVRDPFERPSPDREAVHIQWSTQPMQLTLSDLGANFAVKGINAEDSYQTTAQDGHFDIQPGTYLLTKRGKNANKWTSDKRVGYIRLDEFVAPKSRSADPYVTHTPLTEVSTGKAITINAKIINIDSADKVTLVVNRGFGPWVFMSMNRVTPYYYSAVIPDNQVTTGVLSYHIIIQRSSNTYWAFPSGHQGNPYAWNYTNQDSWQTFVAAPHSSITLFNATTDKDKTNTYYPDYSREGGVQYVSGTTTGQLALQLLSPTMRKNEVIGFQLYVGNKLKGRLTDLPAFGKIVVRARAQSSLPAKLRIALTLADASTYATYIDLSDDFKYIEIPLAAFKPDSSLLLPRPYPGFMPLWFKASHFSGLNLIKVDKLEVTAGNDVAAGHFNQPLGIQVESVFLKQ